In Candidatus Poribacteria bacterium, the genomic window GTCGCGCCGAGTCCTTCAGCGACTTCGACACATCTTGCGATTGCCCCTGCGCGTGCGTCCACATCGTCACTATCCTGTCCACCCCATCCGGGCGGATAGAGTCCCACGCACTTCATGCCGGAGGCATCGACTTTTGCCTTCATATCGTTTATGTCAAGCGCGTGAGCAGCGTCTACACTCCAGATGAGCGGTCCGTGAATTTCCATCAGCCGGTAGCCGATCTGTGGAGCGTATTCCAAGGTTGCGGCGACCTCATCTTCAGCGTAGCCGCGGTAACAGATAGAAGCACAGATAATGTCCATTTTTAATTATTCCTTGCGGTTCGGTTCGGTCAATTTGGTTACTCTTATGGCAAAGCCGAATGACGCTGTAGCAAGACCGTTCAATTTTTCAGTTTTTCATAAATTGTCATGACTTACGCAAAATCAAAGAATTCAGTCTATTATGGCGCAATCGGTGCGGTTAGGAATGCAGATCGCATTTGGGCGAGTACGCCGCAAAACCGCACCTATCGGGGAAGTGCGTAAGTCCTAAAATTGTGTTATAAATACATCCAGATTATAGTAAATCCTACAATTAATTGGACATCACGAATGGGCGAGGTTACAAACCTCGCCAGCGGTAGTGAGGTTTTTTTCACTGAACGCCTGTCCACATATCTTTCGACTTTACTATAATCAGCAAATTTGGCGTACATTAAAAAATGATTCAGCAAATCGAAATAACCTTACCCGAATACTCACGCGGTTTCCATCTCGTCACAGATGAGATTGTGACATCGCTCGGTGAATTGCCGAAAGCAGGTATCCTGCACCTCTTCATTAAGCACACCTCAGCAGGATTGACTATCAACGAAAACGCAGATCCTACGGTCCGAGAAGATTTCGCCAATAGTTTCGACAGACTCGTCAAGGAACGCGAACCCTTTTACCAACACACAATAGAAGGTGATGACGATATGCCTGCACATATCAAAGCGTCCCTTGTCGGTTTCACCGTCTCCATCCCAATCACGAACTATCGTCTCAACTTAGGTATCTGGCAGGGGATATACCTTTGCGAATTCCGAAACAGCGGCGGCAGACGTCATCTAACAGCAACCCTCTATTCTTAATTATACCTTGCGGTTCGATGAGTGCGGTTAGGACTTTCACGCTCCTTTGCGTATATCCGCCTGTGCCGTTGTCGCAGGTTTTTTAATTTTACCTTGCGGTTCGGTTAGGACAAAGCATTATAGAGGTCTATATGTCGTTGCAGGACCGCCTCTGAATCCGGCGGGTTAATAACCTCTATAGAGACAAACCCGTCGTATCCATCCTGTGCGAGAAGTGTAAGCGAATCTTTTTCCGTGTCTGGCAAGGGTCCACTGTCGCCGAAGTTGACATGCGCATGCCGCACCTTGCCGCGCAGATGCACATAAGCGACATTGACGGGTTCCCCGTGTCGAACATGATGCGCGGCGTGCCAATTCGCAAAGGTGTTCTGCGCTCCCGCCCGATGTAAAGTCTCCGTTACGTAACTCGCGATGAGATTGCCGTGTGTCTCCAAACAGAGTGCAACCCCTGCATCGCCTGCTAAGCCGTCACAAGCACGAATGCCTTCCGCTTCCCAATCCAAAGTCTGAGACACCTCAACAGGGGTTTCTGGCACCCGATCCC contains:
- a CDS encoding secondary thiamine-phosphate synthase enzyme YjbQ gives rise to the protein MIQQIEITLPEYSRGFHLVTDEIVTSLGELPKAGILHLFIKHTSAGLTINENADPTVREDFANSFDRLVKEREPFYQHTIEGDDDMPAHIKASLVGFTVSIPITNYRLNLGIWQGIYLCEFRNSGGRRHLTATLYS
- a CDS encoding sugar phosphate isomerase/epimerase, with product MKFGFMSSVCPPLTLAELIDKAKHYNYEHLELRVEWGHGHGVELDSTPQQLQEARHRFADSGIELSCIATGVRFIDPNAQKRAEQVDLLKRYIDLSETMGAKNIRIFGDRVPETPVEVSQTLDWEAEGIRACDGLAGDAGVALCLETHGNLIASYVTETLHRAGAQNTFANWHAAHHVRHGEPVNVAYVHLRGKVRHAHVNFGDSGPLPDTEKDSLTLLAQDGYDGFVSIEVINPPDSEAVLQRHIDLYNALS